A genomic stretch from Lathyrus oleraceus cultivar Zhongwan6 chromosome 2, CAAS_Psat_ZW6_1.0, whole genome shotgun sequence includes:
- the LOC127123495 gene encoding uncharacterized protein LOC127123495 encodes MHITLISKNKEKFIDGSLVKPPVSDPLYTPWIRCNTIVLAWIQRSIFDSIAKLVLWIDSAVGVWQNLQLRFSHGYIFRILDIQEDIYKLRQGTLDVSNYFTQLKVLWDELENYMHILACSYAIPYFCGAIASTKKYCMHDQVIRFLKGLNEKFTHSKSQIMMMSPLPHIDKAFSLLIQQEQELNNFAYVMAKAYANIEEPITVACQAKAHYGNSNGKPRNNAFRGKNQGFVGPRCQNHICIHCGRTNHIMETCFLKHDYPKPQSHTINPQPTSAINVISDSS; translated from the coding sequence ATGCACATCACATTGATTTCGAAGAACAAAGAAAAGTTTATAGATGGATCTCTTGTCAAACCACCTGTATCTGACCCTCTTTACACTCCATGGATCCGTTGTAACACAATTGTGCTTGCTTGGATTCAACGTTCTATTTTCGATTCAATTGCAAAATTGGTTCTTTGGATTGATAGTGCAGTAGGTGTTTGGCAGAATTTACAACTTCGTTTTTCTCACGGTTATATTTTTCGCATCTTAGATATTCAAGAGGATATCTACAAACTTCGCCAAGGTACTCTCGATGTTTCGAATTACTTCACTCAATTAAAAGTTTTATGGGATGAATTAGAGAACTACATGCATATTCTTGCATGCTCATATGCAATTCCTTATTTTTGTGGTGCTATTGCATCTACCAAGAAATATTGCATGCATGATCAAGTTATTAGATTCCTTAAAGGACTGAATGAGAAGTTTACTCATTCAAAGTCACAGATAATGATGATGAGCCCTTTGCCTCACATTGATAAGGCTTTTTCCCTACTTATTCAACAAGAACAGGAATTGAACAACTTTGCTTATGTTATGGCTAAAGCTTATGCAAATATCGAGGAACCTATTACAGTAGCTTGTCAGGCTAAAGCTCATTATGGCAACTCCAATGGAAAACCTAGAAATAATGCTTTCAGAGGGAAGAATCAAGGTTTTGTTGGTCCTAGATGTCAGAATCATATTTGCATACACTGTGGAAGAACTAATCATATAATGGAAACATGCTTCCTCAAGCATGATTATCCCAAGCCTCAGAGTCATACCATCAATCCTCAACCTACTTCCGCAATCAATGTTATCTCTGATTCTTCTTAA
- the LOC127119830 gene encoding UDP-glucose flavonoid 3-O-glucosyltransferase 7, producing the protein MSQEICILPFYGQGHLLPCFQLCNHLTSSNLHVTLLISSNLSTSVPSSLHQHPLFQLTLIPSPPPSPEHHHELARGLQNILANYHRPTLPVCAIVDAMMSWSIDVFKEFKIPTVAFLTNGACSAAMEVAVWKAQPLDLKPGEIRFLPGLPDDMAVTYSDLNRRHHKPPHPHPHPHPQHGFPPPPLGFGHRKRGPPKDGEQPPWLNETQEATALLINTCDDLERPFINYIANYVGKPVWGVGPLLPEQYWKSSGSVLHDSDFRSNRLSSVTEKEVNQWLDSKPRGSVLYVSFGTEVGPTLEEYAELAQAMESCEQPFIWVIQSGSGRPGPGKPEADEGYFPHGLDERVGNRGLIIRGWAPQLLILSHKSTGGFLSHCGWNSTLEAIGHGIPMLAWPIRGDQHHDAKLVVSHLKVGYMVSDDLSKDVTKDDIVMGIKRLMGDGEMKKNAEVLSEKFRNGFARSSVDALDDFKDFINKRFV; encoded by the coding sequence ATGTCTCAAGAAATTTGCATTCTACCATTTTACGGACAAGGCCATCTTTTACCATGCTTCCAACTATGTAACCATTTAACTTCCTCAAATTTGCATGTCACTCTTCTCATCTCCTCCAATCTCTCCACCTCCGTTCCCTCTTCTCTCCATCAACACCCTCTCTTTCAACTCACCCTAATCCCATCGCCACCTCCTTCGCCGGAACACCACCACGAGCTTGCTAGAGGACTCCAAAATATCCTCGCTAACTACCATCGTCCAACCTTACCCGTTTGTGCAATTGTCGATGCCATGATGAGCTGGTCAATCGATGTTTTCAAAGAGTTTAAAATTCCAACGGTGGCGTTCTTAACCAATGGCGCATGCTCCGCCGCTATGGAGGTCGCGGTATGGAAAGCCCAGCCGCTAGACTTGAAACCCGGCGAAATCCGCTTTCTTCCCGGCTTACCAGATGACATGGCGGTTACCTACTCAGATCTAAATCGACGTCATCACAAGCCTCCTCATCCTCATCCTCATCCTCATCCGCAGCACGGTTTTCCTCCGCCTCCGCTTGGGTTTGGCCATAGAAAGAGGGGCCCACCAAAAGATGGAGAACAGCCACCATGGCTGAATGAGACACAAGAAGCAACTGCTTTGTTGATCAACACGTGTGATGATCTGGAGCGTCCTTTTATCAACTACATCGCGAACTACGTCGGAAAACCAGTGTGGGGTGTTGGACCGCTTTTGCCAGAGCAATATTGGAAATCCTCCGGTTCAGTTCTCCACGACAGTGATTTCCGGTCGAACCGGTTATCCAGCGTGACCGAGAAAGAAGTGAACCAGTGGTTAGATTCAAAGCCACGTGGGTCAGTTTTATACGTGTCGTTCGGTACAGAGGTAGGACCGACATTAGAAGAATACGCGGAACTAGCTCAAGCAATGGAGTCATGTGAGCAACCGTTTATATGGGTAATCCAATCCGGTTCAGGTAGACCGGGTCCAGGAAAACCGGAAGCAGACGAAGGATATTTTCCTCATGGATTGGATGAAAGAGTTGGGAATAGAGGTTTGATAATACGCGGTTGGGCGCCACAGCTGTTGATACTGAGTCACAAATCAACGGGTGGATTTTTATCTCATTGTGGTTGGAATTCGACACTGGAGGCTATTGGACATGGGATTCCGATGTTGGCATGGCCTATAAGGGGTGATCAACACCATGACGCTAAGTTGGTTGTGAGTCATCTTAAGGTGGGTTACATGGTTTCTGATGATCTATCAAAAGATGTGACCAAAGATGATATAGTTATGGGAATAAAGAGGTTGATGGGTGATGGAGAAATGAAGAAGAATGCTGAAGTTCTTAGTGAAAAGTTTCGGAATGGTTTTGCAAGAAGTTCGGTGGATGCTTTAGATGATTTTAAGGATTTTATTAATAAGAGATTTGTTTAG